DNA sequence from the Pichia kudriavzevii chromosome 4, complete sequence genome:
tttggatttctttgagcttttgcttttctttggtttatcggccttttgtttcttgttggTCTTATTATCTGCAATCTTATTGTCTCTTTGacgtttcttttcctccttaCGCTCCTTTGCAGcttgaaattcttcatAAGATGGTGGGACACCTTGCTTGTTCTTTGCTCTTCTACCCATTTTTAATGCTTTTTAATGCTACTTAAATCTTAATACAAAGATACGTAATATGTGTGTCTTTCTATAACATGTGCTATcaaaaaagggaaaaaaatttcattacatgaggaaaaaaaaaaatgaaaagtttcAGCTTTGGGAAagctcaaaaaaaaaaaaaaaatggaaataaaaaatttaaatgtGAAGATGGAAATTTCCTTGTAGTTTGTCCATTGATAGTAATACTTGAATTGATATAATAGGCAGTATACAACAGAAAAATGTCAGCGTATGAGCCTAACACACATATAACAGTGGATGAATATGCTATACTGCATCTACCTTCAGGCGCAAGAAAAATGATCCAGTTACGAGCTGATGGCTTCATAAATTTGGGTAAATTTGGATCTTTCAACGTATGTGATGTTTTAGGTTATCCATACGGTCAAGCATTCGAGATTCAGAGTGAAAATTCGGTGATTCCTATTTCAAGTTTAGAGGAAGGAATAACTGATCTCAATGAACTAGATAGCGAAGAATTAACAAATGGATCAAGCAAAGATAACAGAGAGCTGATTGATGGTGCTAATGTTCAAAAACTAACCgttgaagaaatcgaagaaatgaaaagcAAGGCAGGAGGTAATGAAATTGCACGTGAACTAATCCAGAACATGATTAAAAACCATGCTTCATTTGACAAGAAAACATCATATTCACAGGAGAAGTACCTTGATCGGAAGCATAAGAAATTTTTGCGTCGTTTCCAAATTAACTATTTGACATCAACCGAAATGTTAGATTACTTATATTATGAAAAAGAACCTTTTAGAATCAATAATTTAAGCATTGAAATGCTAGGTCTAATTATGAGTATCGGCAACGTAATGCCAGGAGGTAATTACCTAGTTACTGATGAAACTGGAGGTTTAATTGTCTATGCAATGTTAGAGAGAATGGGAGGTAGAGGTAGAATAACCCTTTTACATGAGAATGACCAACCAAGCGTACATTTATTGAATAAAACTAGATTTGCTAGGGAATTAGCATCTAGCCCTGAAAGTATGGTCCAGTACGTTAATGTTTTGCAATTTTTAGAACCTGAGAATGAGAGACCCGAGTTTACACCATTATCTGAAgaggaaatcaaagaattacCCGAGATTGCACAGATTCAATATGAAAGGAAAGTCAAGAGATTTGAGATTGTGAATGCTGCTATCGATCGTGTTATTGCAAACGATTTTGAGAGTTTGATTTATGCCTCTACACTTAATCCAACTTCCTTCATTCCAAGAATTTTACCACGTTTACGTGGATCCTCACCGATTGTTATATATAATCAATACAAGGAaattttgattgaattAAATCATATTTTCTTAAGGCAGAAGAGTATATTATTACCAAATATTCATCATTCAGTGGTTACAAGATACCAAACAGTCCCTGGGAAAATTCATCCACTAATGACTT
Encoded proteins:
- a CDS encoding uncharacterized protein (PKUD0D06440; similar to Saccharomyces cerevisiae YNL062C (GCD10); ancestral locus Anc_2.246), coding for MSAYEPNTHITVDEYAILHLPSGARKMIQLRADGFINLGKFGSFNVCDVLGYPYGQAFEIQSENSVIPISSLEEGITDLNELDSEELTNGSSKDNRELIDGANVQKLTVEEIEEMKSKAGGNEIARELIQNMIKNHASFDKKTSYSQEKYLDRKHKKFLRRFQINYLTSTEMLDYLYYEKEPFRINNLSIEMLGLIMSIGNVMPGGNYLVTDETGGLIVYAMLERMGGRGRITLLHENDQPSVHLLNKTRFARELASSPESMVQYVNVLQFLEPENERPEFTPLSEEEIKELPEIAQIQYERKVKRFEIVNAAIDRVIANDFESLIYASTLNPTSFIPRILPRLRGSSPIVIYNQYKEILIELNHIFLRQKSILLPNIHHSVVTRYQTVPGKIHPLMTSRADGGYILTGIKVFPIENVVAVGRGTKKRKTGKPQETSDDATPCPEIKDSSLTPETH